The Cryobacterium roopkundense sequence TGGACCGATACTGCCGTCGGCCTTGACGGCAACCATTCCAAGATTGCGATGCTCCACACACCGGACGGTCACGGTCGCCTTGAGCTCTTCGAGTACATCCACCCCGAGGCGATCGAGTCGAATGCCACTCGCCCCAACGAGATCGGCATGCACCGCGTCGCCTTCTCCGTCGACGACCTCGACGCTGCCCTTGAGATCGCCGCACGCCACGGCTGCCTCCCGCTCCGAGGCGTGGCAACGTACGAGGACATCTACAAGCTCACGTATATCCGCGGTCCCAGCGGCATCATCGTGATGCTCGCCGAGGAATTGAAGAAGGCCTGACGGTCGGATCGGCCGAGTGCACGGCCCGGGGTATTAGGCGCTGAGCCACTTTTCGAGCTCTGCCGTGGGGTCTTCTTCCCAGGGGAGGGGGAGGATGCCGCCGATGTAGCCTTCGTACCAGGCCCTGACCTCGGGTGACTGGTAGGCGGCCTGCAATGCGAGGGCCTTCTCGGTTCCCGCGAAGTCGGGCCGACCGGCCACGACGCAGCGGAACGGGATCTGATCGGCGTCTTCCTCGAAGGCGAGTTGGTTCTTCGCGGTGAGGTTGGACTCGGCGGCCAGGCGAACGAAGAGGAACGCGGCATCCACATCGGGCAGGGTTTGTTTGAGCGACTGCTGGTCAACCTCGACGAACTCGAACTCGAGCGGATTCGACGTGATGTTCCTCTGTGAGGTGTGGATCACGTCCACACCCTTCGTGAGGGTGATCAGCCCGGCATCGCGCAGCAGGAACAGGGCGCGGCCGTTGTTCGCCGGGTCGACCGGCAGGGCGATCTTCGCGCCCTTCGGCAGATCGTCGAGCGACGTGTACTTCAGGGAGTAGATGCCGCCCGGGGAGCCGTACTCGTAGAACAGGCCCACGAGGTCGAGGTTCTTGTCGGTGTTGAACTGCTGCAGGTAGGCGCCGTGCTGAAAGAAATTGGCGTCGTACTCCTGTTGGGCAACCGCAAGGTTCGGTTGGATGATGTCGGTGACGTACTTCACCGTGACCGCCCAGCCGTCCTTCTCCAGCAGAGCCTGGGCGATCTTCGTCGGCTCCTGGTACGGTGCCGATTCGGTGACAATGAGCTTGATCGTCTTGTCGGACGCGCCACCCTTGCCAGCGGATGCCGCGGCGCCGCCGGCCAGGCCGCATCCGCTCAGCACCGAAACGCCGGCACAGGCCACCCCGGCGAGGGCGTAGGTCAAGAAACTTCTGCGTTGCATGCTTCTCCAGGAATGTAGGCGTTAGCGGTAGGCGGAGGGAACTGGCGCGGTGTCGTTGAGGTAGTACCGGCCGAGTTCGTTGAGTTTCCACGCCACGGGGTCGTGCAGCGTGTGGGTGCGCACGTCGCGCCAGTAGCGGTCGAAGCCGTACTTGGTGCCGGCGGCGCGCGCGCCGATCACGTCGTAGATGCCGGCAGTGACGTCGAGGGCCACGTGGTGCGCGGTGACCTTGGCGGCCACGATCTGCTCGGCGACGCCGGATCGTTCGGACGCGTCGAGGAGCGGCCCCTGGTTCCATGCCCACTGCAGTGCAGTGGTTGCCTGGTCGACGACAGCGGAGAGCGCCTGCAACCGGGAGACGAAGCTGCCGTAATGGTTGAGGATGAACGGATCTTCCGCGGCGGACTCAACATCGGCGTGAAACCACGGCCGGGCCTGTTCGCGCGTGTAGTCCCGTGCTGCGATCACGGCGCCCTCGGCCGCCGCGAGGTAGCAGTGACTGAACAGCAATTGGAAGCCGGGGGTGGTCAGCACCTGGTGCGGTTCGCGTTCGGCATCGCTCGCGCCGAGGTTCACGATCACTGCGGAGTCGGGAACGAACACGTCGTTGAACTCGATCGTGTTGGTGGCGGTGAGCCGGGAACCCAGAACATCCCAGTCGTCGTGACGCACGACGCCCTCCCAGCCGGTGTTGATCAGCACGGCGAGGCGGGAACCGTCGGGCAGGATGGCGCGGCCGTAAATCTGGTCGGCGACCCGGCTGCCGGTGGCGAAAGGCTTCTTACCGTTCAGAACGTAGCCACCCTCGACCCGGCGGGCCTGTGCCTGCGGTCCCTGGGGCGTTCCGGTGGAGGAGAAGAGCCAGCGCTTGGCGATGGTCTCGTCGGCGAGCAGCTGCGCGCGATCGTCGGGCAGGTCGATGTACGAAAATGCCTGAAAGATGTAGTGGTAGCCGAGCAACTGGCCGATGGAGTTGTCGACGCGGGCGATGCGCTGCACGATCTCGAAGGCCGTGCGCCAGTCGAGGCCGGCGCCGCCGAACCGGGCGGGAACGGTGAGCGGCAGCAGCCCCGCCTCGCGCAGCACCTCGAGTTCGGCGAATGGCGGCGCGTTCGTCGCGTCTCGTTCGCGCGCGTCTACGCCGAGGATCTCGGCCGCGGCATCCGCTCGCGCGTACCAAATTGATTGCTGTTCGGTGTTGTCGACGCCGAAACGGCGCAGGATGCTCGCGGTCATCGGGTGGCCACCGTTCTGCGGCTCTCGGCGGTGGCGGAGGACTCGGCGAAGGCGCCCCGATAGGCGGCAGCCGGGTGGCTCTTCGGCAGATGCGGCCCGTCGCCGAAGAGTTTCTCGCGCAGAGTTCCGGGCGCGTACTCGGTCTGCGCGAGCCCGCGCCCCCGGAGCTCGGGCAGCACGCCGTCGATGAAGTCGGTGTACGAGCCGGGGATGGTCTGGTTGATGATGTTGATGCCGTCGATGCCGGCGTCCTGCCAGAGTTCGAGCTGATCGACGATCTGCTCGGGCGTGCCCACGATTTGCTGGGCGCGCGCACGGTAGTTGGCCACGTCGGTGAGAGTGGGGTTGCGGCCCGGCGTGGAATCGATGATGGCCTGCAGCAGGCCCTGGCCGCCCTCGGTCTCGATGTCGCCGAGGGGGGTGTCGAGCGGGAGTCCGCCGAGGTCGACGCCGAGACCGCCGCCGATGTGGGCGATGATCATGTCGAGATCGAGGTACTGCTCGAGCTCGGCCTTCTTCGCGTGGGCCTCGGCTTCGGTGCTGCCCACGACGAAGGACAGGCCGGTGAAGAGCTTCACGTCGTCGGCGCGGCGACCGGCGGCAACGGCCTCCGAGCGGATGCCGGCAGATACCTTGGCCGCATAGGCGGTGTTCGGGGCGAAGAGGAACGTCGCCTCGGCGTTGCCGGCGGCGAACTGCTGCCCGCGCCCGGAGCTGCCGGCCTGGAAGAGGAGCGGGGTGCGCTGCGGAGACGGCGACACGAGGTGCGGCCCGTCGATCGAGTACCGCTCGCCGCGATGGTAGATCTTGTGCACCCTGTCGGGGTCGGCGTGAACCCCGGACTCCTTGTTCTGCACGAGCGAGCCCTCATCCCACGAGCCTTCCCACAGCTTGTAAACCGCGTCGGAGTACTCGTCTGCCCAGTCGTAGCGGGCGGCGTGGGCGGTGAGGCCGTCGGAGCCGAAGTTACGGTGCGAGTTCTCGAGCGCGCTCGTGACGATGTTCCACGCGGCGCGGCCGTTGCTGATGTGGTCGAGGGTCGAGATCTGCCGTGCGAACTGGAAGGGGTGGGACTGCACGACGGACGACGTGGCCGCGAGCCCGATGTCGGTGGTCACCGCGGCGAGGGCCGCGAGCAGGATGAGCGGGTCGTTCGAGGGAACCTGCAGGCCGCGCTGCACGTGCGAGGCCCAACCACCGTCGTGGTCGCCGTAGAGGCCCACCACGTCGGCGAGGAAGATGGCATCGAACTTGGCGGCCTCGAGCTGTTTCGCGAGGTCGATCCACAGGGGAAGCTCGTTGAACCGGTGCTGCTGGGCATCCGGGTGGCGCCACTGGCCGCCGAGGATATGGCTCGTGGTGTTCATGACGAAGGCGCTGAGCAGCAAGCGGGGCCGGGGGCCGGCGAAGCGGGACGATGCGGACATGAGGGACTCCCTTGGTGGGCGTTAGTGGCGTTTGTCGAGGTGGCGGGAGAGGCGGCTGCCGCTGATCTGTACGACCTGCACGAGCACGACCATGAGCACGATCGCCACGATCATGAGTTGGGTGTCGTAGCGGTAGTAGCCGTAACGGATGGCGAAATCACCGATTCCACCGCCGCCCACAAGGCCGGCCATGGCGGAGTAGGAGATGAAGCTCACGGTCATGATGGTGATCGAGGAGACCAGCGCCGGGCGCGCCTCCACGAGCAGAACATCACGCACGATCTGGGCGCGGCTCGCCCCCATGGAGCGAGCGGCCTCCACGACTCCGCCACCGAGCTGGGTGAGGTTCTGTTCGACGAAGCGGGCGAAGTAGGGGATGGCGTTGATGCTGAGCGGCACGATCACGGCCGCCGTGCCGATGCTCGTGCCCACGATGAACCGCGTGATGGGAATGATCGCGATCAGCAGGATGAGGAAGGGGAACGAGCGGATCACGTTGACGAGACCGTCGAGTATGCGGTGCAGCCTCGGCTTGGGCTTGAGTCCGTTCGGCCCGATGGAGTAGAGGAGAATGCCCAGCGGCGTGCCCAGCAGGATGGCGAGCGGAATGGCCACGATGAGCATCACCCCGGTCTGCCCGAGTGCCAGCACGAGCTCCGGCCACACTTCGATCACGCGCTCAAGCACGGCTGCGCTCCGGGGCCCGGTCGAGACGGATATCGTCGGCGATCAGGTACCGGCCGATCTCGGTGGTCGGCACGAAGCCGGGCCGGTCGAGCTCCGCAAGGTCGAATCGCTCCACCACTCGGCCTGCTTCCATGACGGCGACGTTGTCGGCGATGGCCTTGATCACGTTCATCTCGTGCGTCACGATCACGAGGGTGATGCCGAGTTGGGCATTCACGTCGCTCAGGTACTGCAGAACGGATGCCGTGGTGCGCGGATCGACGGCGCTCGTGGGTTCGTCGCACAGCAGCACTCGGGGCCTGCTGGCGAGGGCCCGCGCGATGCCCACGCGCTGTTTCTGCCCGCCGGAGAGGCTTGCTGGGTACGACTTCGCCTTGTCGGCGAGGTCCACGATGTCGAGGGCCTCTGCCGCGCGCCTGCGGCGTTCGACAGTGCCGACGCCCGCGAATTTGAGCGAGAGCTCAACGTTCTGCTGGGCGGTGAGGTTGTTCAGCAGGTTGAAATGCTGGAAGACCATGCCGATGTTGTGGCGGGTGGTGCGAAGTTGTTGGTCGGTGAGGCTGAGGAGGTCGGTGCCGTCGACGACGACTCGCCCCCGGGTGGGGCGCTCGAGCAGGTTGATCGTGCGCAGCAGCGTGGACTTGCCCGCGCCGGAAAAGCCGATGATCCCCTGGATGGATCCTTCGGGTACGTGCAGTGACACGGAGTCCACCGCGGCCAGCGGCCCGTCGGGACCGGCGAATGTCACCGAGACGTCTTGGATGTCGATCACGATTCACGCTCCTGCCGAGGGTTGTCCTGCGGATCGGGGGACCCCGAGACGCATTTTCACCATACTGACCGAGCGGTTGGCAGCTCCGCCGTGTGACGTTATGTGGCCGGGCGCACCCCCGAATGGCCGTGCGCGTCTTCGGCGATGCCGAAAGCTGCATGAGCGCGTGTGCGTGGCGTATTGCTCCGCAACGGGTCGCCGGCAGTCAGTCGTCGATCCGCTTCGCCACTTCGTACCCGCCTCGGGAGAAAACGGTATGAAAGCTGACTCCCGGGTGCAGCTGCGCCGCCGCGGCGCGGGCTGACGGCCACTCTTCTGGCAACCCGCCCGACTCCAGATCGACGACCAGATAGTCGGGGGTGGGGTTCGCGTTTCCTATCCAGTACACGGTGTTTCGATCGACCAGATACCCGATCAGGCCGACGTCGGATTCGACCAGCGAACCCGGGGGAACTACCGCCAGTGCTGCGTTTGCCGCCTCGCTGCGCTGTGTCGAGAACTCGCCGGCCGTGTTGGCAAGTTTCGCCAGCGGCAGCTGGGGAAGAAGCGCCACGGCAGCCACGACAATCAGCACCGGTGCAACGCGCCCATAACCCCGCAGCAACCGCAGAGGGCTGCTTCGACAGGCCCCGATGGCATCAAGTGCCGCGCAGAACAGCACGGGCATGAGAACGGCACTGTATTGCCAGGAATGACCCCAATAGCCGGAATTGTCGGATGTGAATCGCCAGGCAAGAGTGGGCAGAAGCACGAGTGCCAGAGGTGAGCGCAGTGCGATGGCACCGGAGGCAACGACCAGCAGGGCGAGGGTGATGCCCTTCTCCGATTGAAACAACGAAGCCGGGTCGCTCAGGAGGGTGGCCGGGTCGATGCTCTGCGTGTAGGCCCAGCGATCGTCGGGGTTGAGGAGCGGCAAAACTATGAGGCTTGCGATGCCGAACCAGCCGACTCCCCAGGCGGCGAGCCAGATTCCGAGCGTTCGGCGACTGCGGTAGGCGAGCACGAGCCCGATCACAGCCACGGTCAGGCCCAGGTCCTCCTTCACAAACACGAGGGGCATGGCCCAGAGCATGCACGCGGTCCAACGCTGACTCAACAGCGCCGAGAGGGAAAGCGCCAGGAGCGGAACGGCGAACGCGACCTCGTGAAACTGTGCCTCGACGGCGCCTTGGAGTCCCCAGCTGAAAGCAAACGCCAACCCGAAAACCAGCCCCGCCCAGCGCCCCAGCAGTCGACCTGCTGCGTGCGTGATCACGGCCGCAGCGACTCCGAAGAGCAGGTTCTGCACGATCAGCAGGGTGAACGCGCTCGGGAACGCGGCATAGATCGGACCCAGAAGCACCAGAAGCGGATGAAAATGATCACCGAGGAGGTTGTACCCGTCGCCCTTGATGGTGACGACGGGTGACTGCACCGCGGCGTACTGCTTGGCGAGTTGCGTGAAGATGCCCAGGTCCCAGGAGAGCACAGTGTAAGAACTCCATTGACGCCACGAAAATAGCGAATAGGCCGTTGCCGTGATCAGCCCGACGAGGGCTGCCGGCCAGATCGCTGCGGAAAGTGCTAAAACCGGGCCGCCTGTGGCGTTGACTGTCGGGACCTCGCGCGAGGGCTGTCCGATCGACTGCACGGCCATGGAATCCCCCCCCTGATTCGGATGTGCGGCATCACGGCGGCCCGTGAGAACTCTCGTTCTGATGGTGGAGCACTGCGCGGAATCACCACGCTCATCTGCTTGTGAGCCTAACGCGACCCTTCTCCCTCGGGCTGACTGCTGGCGCCCAGCCGCGTCGATCAAGCAGTAGCGGGCGCGCTCGCCTCCTGCCGCTCAGCTTGAGCGCCCGTCGGGGGATCACATCTGTGGCGCCCAGCACCTGGCAGCTCCGCAGCGCTTGCAGGCTGCCGACGACGAGGGCAATGCAGGCCGGGTGGAGTGTCGGTGGTGCCTGTCACACTTCTCTCATGACAACCCCTCTTGAAGTTGTTTTCGCCGATCTGTCCGGGTCGCTGGCCCGGTCAGATACGTCCGCGAGAGCGTTCGCGGAGCTGTCCGACGACGGGTCGGAGAGCACCCACCGGGCCATAGCCCACCACCTGCGCGAGGTCACCGCGGCCTACGCCTTATCGGCGGCGAACATGGCCAACCGATCCGACTGGACACTCGGCAGAGAAGGACTGTCGAGGAAGAAGGGCTACAACAGTCCCGAAGACTACGTACAGGCCCTCGGCGGCGGAGGCGGTGGCACCAAGGCGGATACCCGCCGCCTGATCGAGGCCGGCACCATGGCCACCGAAGCCGAAGCCGCCCGAGACAGGCAAGAGCAGGCCGACGTGCTGGCACGGGAACACCCGGAAGCGCCGCCTGTAGAGGTGCACCGGCCGTGGTTCGCGCCACTGGGTGACGCCGTCACCGACGGAACACTCAGCGCCGAAGCTGCCACGGCCATTCGGCGGGGCCTGGGAGAACCGGCCGTCGGTGTGACGGAGGAGATGCTGGCCGAGGCGCTCCTGCATCTCCTCACCGAGTGCCGCACCCTCAACGCCGACCAGGCCGCGAAGGCCGCGAGGCACTGCCGGGACTCGATTGACGCCGCCGGGATCGCCTCCCGCGCCGACGCCATGCGAGCCCGGCAATACCTGCGGGCCGGCACTGGATAGGTACAGTGACAAGCCCGACGGCAGGCTCCACGGCAGCTTTGAACTGGACCCGAAGAACGGGGCCTACTTCAAAGACTTCCTGCAGCAGGTCATCGGCCCGCGCACCGGCGGCCCCCGGTTCGTGGAGAAGGGCGAGAAGGAACGTGCCCAGCGCATCATCGACGACCCGAGGTCCACCGACCAGATCGCCGCAGAGTCGCTGATCGAGGTGATCAAGGTCGCCGCGGGTGCCGACCCCGGCACGATCTTCGGCCGCATCCGCCCCTCGGTGAAGCTCGTGGTGACGGAAGCGCCGGCGCCGGCAGCGACGGGTCTGGTGCTCCCTCGCACAGGGTTCATCGAGGGAACCTCGGATGCGGCGACCGCCGCCACGATCGACAGGGCCGTGTGCGACACCGGATTCACCCCGGTGCTGTTCGGCCGCGACGGATCGGTGCTCGACGTCGGACGGGAGCAACGGCTCTTTACGCAGCCGCAACGCGTGGCGTTGGCGCTTCGGGACGGTGGGTGCATGTGGAAGGACTGCCTGAAACCACCCAGCTTCTCCGAAGCACACCACCTGCATGGGTGGAAGGCAGAAGGCGGACTCACCAACCTCGATGACGGCATCCTGCTCTGCAGCCCCCACCATCTCCGCCTCCATAATGACGGGTGGAGGATCGTCCGCCTCGGCACGGACTTCTGGTTGATCCCACCGCCCGCGGTCGATACGACCCAAACCCCGATCCCCCTAGTAAGCAAATCAGCGCTGAAGTTGGGGTCGCCGCTCCGGCTCCAGGCATAACGGCACCGCAGTGGCAGTGGGTTACGAGCGTCCGGAGAGCGGCTCGCGAGGTCTCGTGTCTGCTAGGAAAGAGCCACGCCAGCTCGCCGCCGCTGGTCGACAAACTCGACAAGCTCTTCGATACACGACCAGCAGGATGAGTGCAGCAGAGACGAGCGTCTGACGCCGCGTCGCCTACACGGATGGCGCGCTGCGCGGACTTCACGCGGCCATCGAAGACGGCATCACGGTGCTGGGCTACCAGCACTGGAGCGCACTCGACAATTACGAGTGGGCGAGCGGGTTCCGACCCACGTTCGGTCTCATCTCGGTGGATCGTGAAACTTTCGTGCGCACCCCTAAGCCCAGCCTGGCCTGGCTCGGCGATGTGGCCCGCAACAACGGGCTTCCCGCGGCGTAGCGTCCGGCGGGTCAGAGTTCCACGTCGCTGCGACCCGAGGTGGCACGGCCACGCCGGCGTCGAAAGGTGGGCCCGGGCGGTCGCGGTATGAGCTGCCGGGCCGCGGGGCTTGTCACGCGGCGTCGACGCAGCTCCAGCCTGAGACTCTCCTCGCCGCGCGCCATCGCCCAGCGATGGTTTGCGGCGAAGACCGGTCGGAACACGGGCACGAAGCGCCGGAGCCACGCCTTGTCGAACGTCACCCGCCAGTCGTAGGTCACCACCGTCTCTGGCCCGTCCTGTTCGAATTGCCACTGGCCCCCGCCCGTCAGGTCACCCCGTGCCGTGAGAGCGAACCCGGTCTCGGACAGCGGCTCGGTGACGGTAAGCGTCCACCTCAGCGTGTAGGGAAGCCAGCCCTTTGTGTAGAGGGTGAAGGTGGATCCGACACCGTCGGAATCGCCCACCGACCCTTGTTCAACGGCCAGGTACACCGACGGCCACCAGCGCGGGAGCGTGGCGGCATCACCGAGAATGTCAGCCACCTCCGCGATCGTGCCCGGTACCCGCCACACGGTGCGAAACTCGAAGAATTCCGACACGATGACCTCCTGTCGTTGGGGACTACACGTCGTCCCGCCGGGAATCTTCGGGGAGAATGGCCAGGGGCTCGGTTTGCACCATCACGTCGCTGGGATTCGAACGGAGGGTGCCGGACAGTAAGTCGGCAGAGCGTGCCACATACACGCCGCCGGAGCCGCAGCCCACGATGTCCGCCCGGCCCTGGCCTGTGGTGTCGGCGAGGAACCGCGGATGCCGGTCGACTCGCCAGCCGCCGGCGCTGTATCCGAAATTGTCGAGCACCAGTCGGGGCTCCTCGAACAGGCCGCCGCCAAGGGACCGGGCAATGTACACGCCGTCGTCGTGGAATCCCACGATGTCGAGCCGCCCGTCCCCGGTGGTGTCGGCCAGGAGACGAGGGTTCTTCGCCACTCGCCACTCGCCACTCGCCAGCCGCCGGAGATGTAGCCGAAACCCGGGTGGGCCTGCACCGGAGCGGCGTACGCTCCGTCGGCGTCCGCGCGCGACAGCAGCACGCCCAGGTCACCGAACCCCACAACGTCTGCGCGACCGTCGCCCGTGGTGTCGGCGAGGAACCGGGGATGCTTCTCGACGCGCCAGGCGACGGATGAGTAGCCGAAGTTGCGCACTGTGAGGTGCGGATCCCAGCCCAGATGCATCCCGGTGAAGGGGCAGAGGACGAAGTCGTTGATCCTCATGAGGCACGGTGCGCCTCCGGCCACGGCGCAGTTCTCGCAGTTGTCGTTGGACACGCCGAACCGACCCCACCTGCCCCCGCAGTCGCATCCGCTCGCCGCGTATTCGTCGGGACAGTTGAAGATATGGCCGCTTTCGTGGGCGAACACTCGATCGATGTTCGAGGGCCCCCAGCCGTCATTGGCGGGGTCCATCACGACGCTTCTATGGGAGTTGTCAAGCTGTTGAGGTCTTTTTTGATGATGTTTCGTGAGTCGTGAGTCGTGAGTCGTGAGTCGTGTGGCGTGTTTTTGGGCGCGTGAGGGTGGCGGGCGGGCCGTCGAAGATGGCCTGTCCGCTGGGCGGTGGTGACGTTTTAGCCTGAATCCACCGATCGGGATCGAGATCTGACGGCGCGTTAAACCGAGAATGCCCATCTGATCAGGTAAATTAGGACTTGTCAAGAGTTCAGATTTACCAACCAGAGGAGCATCTCGTAGATGCAAGTTTCCCACACCAACCGCGCCGTTTCTGCATCATTCACCGACCCGAATCTCGTGTCGTCGGCGGGCTTGGTCCCGATCATGAAATTAGCCGCCCGTGCGGGGTTGGCGACCTTGGCCGATCAGTGGCTGAGCGTCCCCACCGACAAGGGCGCCAACGCCGGTCTGAAAGTCACGTCTCTGGTCGGCGGCATGGTCGCCGGCGCGGACTCCATCGACGACCTCGCCATTCTTCGTCACGGCGGCATGCGGAAAATCTTCAGCAACTGCTACGCGCCGTCAACGTTGGGGTCGTTTCTGCGCGCGTTCACGTTCGGTCACGTCCGGCAGCTCGACGCCGTCGCTTCCCGCTTCGTGCGGGGCCTGGCCGCGGAAACTCCGTTGCTCGTGCACGACACCGACGGCTACATGTTCCTCGACGTCGACGACACCATCATCGAAGTTCACGGCCACCAGAAGGAAGGCTCCGGCTACGGGTACTCCGGGGTGCGCGGCCTCAACGCGATCCTCGCGACAGTCAAGACGGACGTATCGGCGCCGATCATCATCGGCCAGCGACTCCGGCGCGGTGCCTGCGGATCACCGCGCGGCGCGGCCCGTCTGATCCGTGACGCCCTCGCCACGATCAAACGGCTCCGCGGAGCGGGAAAAGCACGCGTGCTCTTTCGTGCCGACTCAGCGTTCTACGGGCACGCCTCCATCAGCGCAGCCCTCAAAGCCGGCGCCGACGTTTCGGTCACTGCCCGGATGGACCCCGCCATCAAACGAGCGATCGGAACGATCCCCGGCGCTGCCTGGACCGCAATTGAATACACCAACGCCATCTATGACGAAGGCAGCAAAACATGGATCAGTAACGCCGAAGTCGCCGAGGTCCCGTTCACCGCGTTCACCTCGCGCAAGAAGAGCGAGCACATCACCGGGCGCTTGGCCGTGCGGCGGATCCCGGAACTGAACAAGAAAAACCTCGACCAGCCAACCCTGTTCGACACCCACCGATTCCACGCCTTTTTCACCACCAGCACCCTCGACACCGTCACCGCCGACAAAACCCACCGCGCCCACGCGGCGATCGAGCTCGTGAATTCCGACCTCAAAAGCAGCGCCCTGGCGCACCTACCCTCCGGTGTATTCACCGCCAACGCCGCCTGGCTGGTCATGGCCGTCATGGCGTTTAACCTCACCCGCGCCGCCGCGACGATCGCGGGAAACGGTCTCAGCCGATCGACCACCGCAACGATCCGCCGGAAACTTGTCAGCGTCCCCGCACGAATCTCAACCTCGGCGCGGCGCGTGACATTGCACCTGCCCGAACACTGGCCTTGGGAGAAACCCTGGACGGCCCTGTTCACAAAGAACTTCCGGCCCCAACAACCCGCCCCCACCTGACCAACCAGCCGACACCGACATCAACAGGAGCACCAGTGGAACACCCGGGCCGCGAGACCCGGACCACAACCACGCCCGAAACTCCGAAAGCTCGCCGAAACAAAATCAGGATCCGATCAGAGGTCGACCGGTGGATTCAGGCTAAGATGGTGTGGTTATCGAGGACGCGGAACAGGTGCCGGGCGATGTAGCGTTTCAGGACGCGTTGGATTTCTTTGGGTGTCTTGCCTTCCTTCGTCCGTTTCTCGACGTAGGCGGCGGTCGCCGGGTCGTGGTGGTAGCGGTAGAACGTGGTGACCCAGATGGCGGTGTTGAGCGCCCGGTCGCCGCCGCGGTGCAGACGGTAGCGGATGGTGTTGCCCGATGACGCGGGGATGGGCGCGATGCCCGCGAAGCGGGCGAACGCGGCCTCGGAGCGGATGCGTCCCTGGTGCGACCACGACACGATCAGCTGCGCGGCGACGATCGCGCCGACGCCGTGCTCAAGCAGCAGGTAGGGGGCGAGGGCTTTCACGTGCTTGAGGAGGCCCTTCTCGTTCGCCGTGAGCTCGGCTTGACGGCTGAGGATCTCTCGCGCTT is a genomic window containing:
- a CDS encoding HNH endonuclease signature motif containing protein; its protein translation is MTPPGSPPAPTPCEPGNTCGPALDRYSDKPDGRLHGSFELDPKNGAYFKDFLQQVIGPRTGGPRFVEKGEKERAQRIIDDPRSTDQIAAESLIEVIKVAAGADPGTIFGRIRPSVKLVVTEAPAPAATGLVLPRTGFIEGTSDAATAATIDRAVCDTGFTPVLFGRDGSVLDVGREQRLFTQPQRVALALRDGGCMWKDCLKPPSFSEAHHLHGWKAEGGLTNLDDGILLCSPHHLRLHNDGWRIVRLGTDFWLIPPPAVDTTQTPIPLVSKSALKLGSPLRLQA
- a CDS encoding SRPBCC family protein — translated: MVSEFFEFRTVWRVPGTIAEVADILGDAATLPRWWPSVYLAVEQGSVGDSDGVGSTFTLYTKGWLPYTLRWTLTVTEPLSETGFALTARGDLTGGGQWQFEQDGPETVVTYDWRVTFDKAWLRRFVPVFRPVFAANHRWAMARGEESLRLELRRRRVTSPAARQLIPRPPGPTFRRRRGRATSGRSDVEL
- a CDS encoding FG-GAP repeat domain-containing protein, which gives rise to MAKNPRLLADTTGDGRLDIVGFHDDGVYIARSLGGGLFEEPRLVLDNFGYSAGGWRVDRHPRFLADTTGQGRADIVGCGSGGVYVARSADLLSGTLRSNPSDVMVQTEPLAILPEDSRRDDV
- a CDS encoding IS1380 family transposase translates to MQVSHTNRAVSASFTDPNLVSSAGLVPIMKLAARAGLATLADQWLSVPTDKGANAGLKVTSLVGGMVAGADSIDDLAILRHGGMRKIFSNCYAPSTLGSFLRAFTFGHVRQLDAVASRFVRGLAAETPLLVHDTDGYMFLDVDDTIIEVHGHQKEGSGYGYSGVRGLNAILATVKTDVSAPIIIGQRLRRGACGSPRGAARLIRDALATIKRLRGAGKARVLFRADSAFYGHASISAALKAGADVSVTARMDPAIKRAIGTIPGAAWTAIEYTNAIYDEGSKTWISNAEVAEVPFTAFTSRKKSEHITGRLAVRRIPELNKKNLDQPTLFDTHRFHAFFTTSTLDTVTADKTHRAHAAIELVNSDLKSSALAHLPSGVFTANAAWLVMAVMAFNLTRAAATIAGNGLSRSTTATIRRKLVSVPARISTSARRVTLHLPEHWPWEKPWTALFTKNFRPQQPAPT